A region of Gracilinanus agilis isolate LMUSP501 chromosome 3, AgileGrace, whole genome shotgun sequence DNA encodes the following proteins:
- the LOC123241201 gene encoding olfactory receptor 52K1-like, protein MTGWNETHNISYTDFFLVGFPGLQETRSLLILPFSCIYLVILSANALVIYTVVAQRSLHQPMYALIALLLTVNLCAATAVVPAMLCSFSTRYYRISLSCCLLQMFSIYFLIVFDCNILLVMALDRYIAICYPLRYPEIVTGQLLAGLVGLAAMRSTCIVAPVVILASRVRFCRSNIIRHFTCEHMALMKLSCGDISLNKTVGLAVRVFNRVLDMLLLGTSYTRIIHAAFRISSGGARSKALNTCGSHLLVIFTVYSSTLSSSIVYRIARTASQDVHNLLSAFYLLLPCVVNPVIYGARTKEIRQHLVKIFQRARPQATSEKNPSQPPQRELPS, encoded by the coding sequence ATGACAGGGTGGAATGAGACCCACAATATCTCCTACACTGACTTCTTCTTGGTAGGTTTCCCAGGGCTGCAGGAGACCCGCTCTCTCCTGATCCTTCCATTTTCCTGCATATACTTGGTGATCCTCTCTGCCAATGCCCTGGTCATCTACACTGTAGTGGCCCAGAGAAGCCTGCACCAGCCTATGTATGCACTCATTGCCCTGCTACTGACCGTCAATCTTTGTGCTGCTACTGCTGTTGTGCCTGCCATGCTCTGTAGCTTCTCAACCCGCTACTATCGTATTTCTCTCTCCTGCTGCCTCCTCCAGATGTTCTCCATCTACTTCCTCATTGTCTTTGACTGCAACATCCTCCTAGTCATGGCACTAGACCGCTACATTGCCATTTGCTATCCACTACGCTATCCAGAAATTGTGACAGGGCAGCTGTTGGCAGGGTTGGTGGGTTTAGCAGCAATGAGGAGCACATGCATTGTTGCCCCTGTGGTAATACTGGCCTCGAGAGTACGCTTCTGCCGCTCCAACATCATCCGTCACTTCACCTGTGAGCACATGGCCCTGATGAAGCTGTCCTGTGGGGACATCTCACTCAATAAGACGGTGGGGCTTGCAGTCCGAGTCTTCAACCGGGTCCTGGACATGTTGCTCTTGGGCACCTCCTACACACGCATCATCCATGCTGCCTTCCGGATCTCCTCTGGGGGGGCCCGCTCCAAAGCCCTGAACACTTGTGGCTCCCACCTGCTAGTCATCTTCACTGTCTACTCCTCCACCCTTTCCTCTTCCATTGTCTATCGCATAGCCCGCACTGCCTCCCAGGATGTACACAACCTGCTCAGTGCATTCTATTTACTGCTTCCCTGTGTTGTCAACCCTGTTATCTATGGAGCCAGAACCAAAGAGATCCGGCAACACCTGGTCAAGATATTCCAGAGAGCAAGACCTCAGGCAACTTCAGAGAAAAATCCATCCCAACCTCCACAAAGAGAGCTTCCTTCATGA